A genomic stretch from Alloyangia pacifica includes:
- a CDS encoding I78 family peptidase inhibitor, with protein sequence MLGRIGIALGLCAGVAGCSETESAASSGEDSCGAAAYQSQIGHAVGDLELTPGAKLRIVGPGQAMTMDYRADRMNIETDSAGQILRVFCG encoded by the coding sequence ATGTTGGGACGGATTGGGATCGCGCTCGGACTCTGCGCGGGCGTTGCCGGCTGCAGCGAAACCGAGAGCGCCGCCTCCAGTGGTGAAGACAGCTGCGGTGCCGCGGCCTATCAGAGCCAGATCGGCCACGCCGTCGGCGACCTCGAACTCACCCCCGGCGCCAAGCTGCGTATTGTCGGACCCGGTCAGGCGATGACCATGGACTACCGCGCAGACCGGATGAACATCGAGACTGACAGCGCCGGACAGATCCTTCGGGTGTTCTGCGGCTAA
- a CDS encoding excinuclease ABC subunit B: protein MHRFLLISCLALAACGTPYERCNREAARFYADALQEQSRISRDLARGFTYVTEWETRRRWQLCGIYYEHPHYCWRTESEPVTRRVPVRPYELHRRLDEIGAALPQLGRDAAAGQAECRRRFPAEVAAQTPPQG from the coding sequence ATGCACCGGTTTTTGCTCATATCCTGTCTCGCCCTGGCGGCCTGCGGCACGCCCTATGAGCGCTGCAACCGCGAGGCGGCGCGGTTCTATGCCGATGCGCTGCAGGAGCAGAGCCGCATCTCGCGAGATCTGGCGCGCGGCTTCACCTATGTGACCGAATGGGAGACCCGCCGGCGCTGGCAACTCTGTGGGATCTATTACGAGCACCCGCATTATTGCTGGCGGACGGAGTCTGAGCCGGTGACACGTCGCGTTCCGGTGCGTCCCTACGAGTTGCACCGTCGGCTCGACGAGATCGGGGCGGCGCTGCCACAGCTCGGACGCGATGCGGCGGCCGGGCAGGCCGAGTGCCGTCGGCGGTTCCCGGCGGAGGTCGCAGCCCAAACTCCTCCGCAGGGGTAG
- a CDS encoding HdeD family acid-resistance protein: MQHWLMWIILGIASILGGLFALFNPFAASIAAQTIVAWFFLIIGVVQAISIFRVTRMKERLLAILLTIIYLWLGISFLANPLEGLISLTLVAAIMFLVGGVAKVIYGFSVAEGRYKLALLISGAISVILALMIFTNFPSSAAVVLGVLLSVELLSTGVALVAFGMVLKQHPELRKRAA, translated from the coding sequence ATGCAGCATTGGCTTATGTGGATCATTCTCGGTATCGCAAGCATCCTCGGCGGGCTGTTCGCGCTTTTTAACCCCTTCGCCGCCTCGATCGCGGCGCAGACCATTGTCGCCTGGTTTTTCCTGATCATCGGCGTGGTGCAGGCCATCAGCATCTTCCGCGTGACCCGCATGAAGGAGCGCCTGCTCGCCATTCTGCTGACGATCATCTACCTCTGGCTGGGCATCAGCTTCCTGGCCAACCCGCTCGAAGGCCTGATCTCGCTGACGCTTGTCGCGGCGATCATGTTCCTCGTCGGCGGCGTCGCCAAGGTGATCTACGGCTTTTCGGTCGCAGAGGGGCGCTACAAGCTGGCGCTGCTGATCAGCGGCGCGATCTCGGTGATCCTGGCACTCATGATCTTCACCAATTTTCCGTCCTCGGCGGCGGTGGTGCTGGGCGTGCTTCTTTCGGTCGAACTGCTCTCGACGGGCGTGGCGCTGGTCGCCTTCGGGATGGTGCTGAAGCAGCACCCGGAACTGCGCAAGCGTGCGGCCTGA
- a CDS encoding AI-2E family transporter, with the protein MVPMRDTPFQTLVLSTIFVLAAGTLLVLGRSILLPIVTATILVYLLESVAGALRRLPVLGYLPLGALRLLLLAFAATVVFVLAAVFSATVREIMAVAPTYEDNLRAMVDGVAGYFHFENDELWERVTAETVGRIDLRRFSLAVLGGFTNLGSVVLMVIIYAAFITAERRSFQRRLTAGLRSPEQSARVLAVVGAINEKISRYLAFKTLINIVLGTISYAILWAFNVDFALFWAVVIGVLNYIPYLGSLLAVAFPVALSLAQFGSIGLTVGLGAALTAVQVTLGNIIEPRLIGRQLNLSPFVVLLALALWTTLWGIPGAILAVPLTSILAIVLASFDKTRWLALLLAERVDVPPAAEPTPRHGELPER; encoded by the coding sequence ATGGTGCCGATGAGGGATACGCCGTTCCAGACGCTCGTGCTGTCTACGATCTTCGTGCTGGCAGCCGGGACGCTTCTGGTGCTCGGCCGATCCATCCTGCTGCCGATCGTCACGGCGACGATCCTCGTCTATCTGCTGGAGTCGGTGGCCGGCGCCCTGCGCCGACTGCCGGTGCTTGGGTATCTGCCACTCGGCGCGCTGCGACTGCTTCTGCTGGCTTTCGCGGCGACCGTGGTCTTCGTTCTGGCGGCGGTCTTCTCGGCCACCGTGCGCGAGATCATGGCGGTCGCCCCGACCTACGAGGACAACCTTCGCGCCATGGTCGACGGGGTCGCGGGGTACTTCCATTTCGAGAATGACGAGCTCTGGGAGCGCGTCACCGCCGAGACCGTCGGGCGGATCGACCTGCGGCGCTTTTCGCTGGCGGTGCTGGGCGGTTTCACCAACCTTGGCTCGGTGGTGCTGATGGTGATCATCTACGCCGCTTTCATCACCGCCGAGCGCCGTTCCTTCCAGCGCCGCCTGACCGCCGGGCTGCGCTCGCCCGAGCAAAGCGCGCGCGTGCTCGCCGTGGTCGGCGCGATCAACGAGAAGATCAGCCGCTACCTTGCCTTCAAGACGCTGATCAACATCGTCCTGGGCACGATTTCCTATGCGATCCTCTGGGCTTTCAACGTGGACTTCGCGCTGTTCTGGGCGGTGGTCATCGGCGTGCTCAACTACATCCCCTACCTCGGCTCCCTGCTCGCCGTCGCCTTCCCGGTGGCGCTCTCGCTGGCACAATTCGGCTCGATCGGTCTCACCGTCGGGCTTGGCGCGGCGCTCACCGCGGTGCAGGTGACGCTGGGCAATATCATCGAGCCGCGGCTGATCGGCCGGCAGCTCAATCTCAGCCCGTTCGTCGTGCTGCTCGCTCTGGCGCTCTGGACGACGCTTTGGGGCATTCCCGGCGCGATCCTCGCGGTGCCGCTGACCTCGATCCTCGCCATCGTGCTGGCCAGCTTCGACAAGACCCGCTGGCTCGCCTTGCTTCTGGCCGAGCGCGTCGATGTGCCGCCTGCCGCCGAACCCACCCCCCGGCACGGCGAACTTCCCGAACGTTAA
- a CDS encoding phospholipase D family protein yields MFRFLSAFFLCVFLASCSSQLPEGPRTTSAALTAPASAPLSQITRMWQGRTDGTSGVHIISNGIDALALRLGLAEQAVTSIDAQYYLLHNDEAGRLFTDALLRAADRGVRVRLLLDDMDTRGYDEATHALETHPNIEIRLFNPFARSHGKALSALLEFRRINRRMHNKSMTFDGRVTIVGGRNIGDEYFSAREESNYDDLDLLAAGPVVDDVGRTFDSYWNSRYAVPASQVITPKEDGADLEAVRTALAQHRQRIALTPYGGALLDHIASLKRQPLQLTAARATLLADPPEKAAGELPASETFAASMLPYVTALESEFLVVSAYFVPRDSGTALLRALEERGVDVTVMTNSLDATDVPAVYAHYAHSRRDLLEAGVDLWELRAEKERPDRTLSGLGLSRSALHAKAFVLDRKLLFIGSFNWDPRSVRINSEMGILVDSPALATQAAVNFKKLLPEAAFHVQMGEDGRMQWLEHDAGNRWRLYRSEPILSQMRATTAWLTGLLPIGGQL; encoded by the coding sequence ATGTTCCGGTTCCTTAGCGCCTTCTTCCTTTGCGTCTTTCTGGCGAGTTGCAGCAGCCAGCTCCCCGAGGGTCCGCGCACCACGAGCGCCGCGCTGACGGCACCGGCCTCTGCCCCGCTCTCGCAGATCACCCGCATGTGGCAGGGCCGCACCGACGGCACGTCCGGCGTGCATATCATCAGCAATGGCATCGACGCGCTGGCGCTGCGGCTGGGCCTTGCCGAGCAGGCGGTGACCAGCATCGACGCCCAATATTACCTGCTGCACAACGACGAGGCGGGCCGGCTCTTTACAGATGCGCTGCTGCGCGCTGCGGACCGCGGCGTGCGGGTGCGGCTGCTGCTCGACGACATGGACACCCGCGGCTACGACGAGGCCACCCATGCGCTCGAAACGCACCCAAACATCGAGATACGGCTGTTCAATCCCTTCGCCCGCTCGCATGGCAAGGCGCTTTCGGCGCTGCTCGAATTCCGCCGGATCAACCGTCGCATGCACAACAAGTCGATGACCTTCGACGGCCGGGTGACCATCGTCGGCGGGCGCAACATTGGCGACGAATATTTCTCGGCGCGCGAGGAATCGAACTACGACGATCTGGACCTGCTGGCCGCCGGCCCCGTGGTGGACGACGTTGGGCGCACCTTCGACAGCTACTGGAACAGCCGCTACGCCGTCCCGGCATCGCAGGTGATCACGCCAAAAGAAGACGGGGCCGACCTCGAAGCGGTGCGCACCGCGCTGGCGCAGCACAGGCAGCGGATCGCGCTGACCCCCTACGGCGGCGCGCTGCTCGATCACATCGCGTCGCTGAAGCGCCAGCCGCTGCAGCTCACCGCCGCGCGGGCGACGCTGCTCGCGGATCCGCCGGAGAAGGCTGCGGGCGAGCTGCCTGCCTCCGAGACCTTTGCCGCCTCGATGCTGCCCTACGTGACCGCGCTTGAAAGCGAGTTCCTCGTTGTCTCGGCCTATTTCGTGCCTCGCGACAGCGGCACGGCGCTGCTCCGCGCTCTCGAGGAGCGCGGAGTCGATGTGACCGTGATGACCAATTCGCTCGACGCCACCGATGTGCCGGCGGTCTACGCGCATTATGCCCACTCGCGCCGCGACCTGCTTGAGGCGGGCGTCGACCTTTGGGAGCTGCGGGCCGAGAAGGAGCGGCCGGACCGTACGTTGTCGGGGCTCGGCCTGTCACGCTCGGCGCTACACGCCAAGGCCTTCGTTCTGGACCGCAAGTTGCTCTTCATCGGCTCATTCAACTGGGACCCGCGCTCTGTGCGGATCAATTCCGAGATGGGGATCCTCGTGGACTCCCCTGCCCTCGCCACGCAGGCCGCGGTGAATTTCAAGAAGCTGCTGCCCGAGGCCGCATTCCACGTGCAAATGGGCGAGGACGGCCGGATGCAATGGCTCGAACATGACGCGGGCAACCGCTGGCGGCTCTACCGTTCCGAGCCGATCCTGTCGCAGATGCGCGCGACCACGGCCTGGCTGACGGGTCTGTTACCGATCGGCGGGCAGCTCTGA
- a CDS encoding AraC family transcriptional regulator, with product MTPAQSPPHLRHPPFHDQLPAPIYFRLESMPDNATYPVMQHPWGEFVYSFSGITELRLAGEHLLAPPHMGFWIPPRVEHVGFNRRAAVHFSAYISEDLCAPMPQRTCSLLVTPLLRAILDSLTETRFTNTEAQSRLLRVMVDEIAACSMADSFVPETTDARLAPVLEALRDAPADPRSTAELARAFGMSERTLVRRCTQELGMSLSEWRQRVRVVRGISLLQDGASVESVALDLGYGTASAFIAMFRRITGSSPARFIGR from the coding sequence ATGACACCCGCCCAGAGCCCGCCTCACCTGCGCCATCCGCCATTTCACGATCAGCTGCCCGCTCCGATCTACTTCCGGCTCGAGAGCATGCCCGACAATGCCACCTATCCGGTGATGCAGCACCCGTGGGGGGAATTCGTCTATTCCTTCAGCGGGATTACCGAGCTTCGTCTCGCGGGCGAGCACCTGCTGGCACCGCCGCACATGGGCTTCTGGATCCCGCCCCGCGTGGAGCATGTCGGCTTCAATCGACGCGCCGCGGTGCATTTCTCGGCCTATATCAGCGAGGACCTCTGCGCGCCCATGCCGCAGCGCACCTGCTCGCTCCTGGTGACGCCGCTCTTGCGCGCCATCCTCGACAGCCTCACGGAAACGAGGTTCACCAATACCGAGGCGCAGTCGCGCCTGCTGCGCGTCATGGTCGACGAGATCGCGGCCTGTTCCATGGCCGACAGCTTTGTCCCGGAGACCACCGATGCGCGGCTCGCCCCCGTGCTGGAGGCATTGCGCGACGCGCCGGCCGATCCGCGCAGCACCGCCGAGCTGGCCCGGGCTTTCGGGATGAGCGAGCGGACGCTGGTGCGCCGCTGCACACAGGAACTCGGCATGTCTCTCAGCGAATGGCGCCAGCGCGTGCGCGTGGTCCGCGGCATCTCGCTTCTGCAGGACGGGGCCAGCGTCGAAAGTGTGGCGCTCGACCTTGGCTACGGCACGGCCTCGGCCTTCATCGCCATGTTTCGGCGCATCACCGGCAGCAGCCCGGCGCGGTTCATCGGACGCTAG
- a CDS encoding DMT family transporter gives MNRSIDTTAFAVMVLLCLIWGLQQSAMKIVAGSVDPMLQIGLRSGLAAVIVLGLSRVFLRDRWHRGLFLGPGLLVGVLFALEFLLVAEGLRWTTASHMAVFLYTAPIFAAIGLHVAQPDERMAAVQWVGVAITFFGVAAIFVLPELRRPGTAPSAGMLLGDLLGLGAGLCWGMTTVVIRTTRISEAPPAQTLFYQLAIAGAAALGFCALTGRLSFEPTPPVLASLSFQTLIVCSLSFLVWFRMLQIYRSSRLGVLSFMTPVFGVASGGLLLGEALSSEFLLGGALVLAGMIIVQSHEWITARRAARAGQGPLCGQT, from the coding sequence ATGAATCGTTCCATTGATACCACCGCTTTCGCCGTGATGGTCCTGCTGTGCCTGATCTGGGGCCTGCAGCAGAGTGCCATGAAGATTGTCGCCGGCTCGGTCGATCCGATGCTGCAGATCGGCCTGCGCTCGGGTTTGGCCGCGGTGATCGTCCTGGGGCTGAGCCGGGTGTTCCTGCGCGACCGCTGGCATCGCGGGCTGTTCCTCGGGCCGGGCCTGCTTGTGGGGGTGCTTTTTGCGCTCGAGTTCCTGCTGGTTGCCGAGGGGCTGCGCTGGACCACCGCCTCGCATATGGCAGTCTTTCTCTATACCGCGCCGATCTTTGCTGCGATCGGTCTGCATGTGGCGCAGCCGGACGAGCGCATGGCGGCGGTGCAATGGGTCGGTGTGGCGATCACCTTCTTCGGTGTCGCCGCGATCTTCGTGCTGCCTGAGTTGCGCAGGCCGGGCACGGCACCAAGCGCCGGGATGCTGCTCGGCGACCTGCTGGGTCTGGGGGCGGGCCTGTGCTGGGGGATGACCACCGTGGTGATCCGCACCACCCGCATCTCCGAGGCGCCGCCAGCTCAGACGCTCTTCTACCAGTTGGCCATCGCCGGCGCGGCGGCGCTCGGCTTTTGCGCGCTGACCGGGCGGCTGTCGTTCGAGCCCACGCCACCGGTGCTGGCCAGCCTGTCTTTTCAGACGCTGATCGTCTGCAGCCTCAGCTTCCTCGTCTGGTTCCGCATGCTGCAGATCTACCGCTCGTCGCGGCTCGGGGTGCTGAGCTTCATGACCCCGGTTTTCGGTGTGGCCAGCGGGGGGCTGCTGCTCGGCGAGGCGCTGAGCTCCGAATTCCTTCTGGGAGGGGCGCTCGTGCTGGCGGGGATGATCATCGTTCAATCGCACGAGTGGATCACCGCCCGCCGCGCGGCGCGGGCCGGGCAGGGGCCGCTCTGCGGGCAGACCTGA
- a CDS encoding ABC transporter substrate-binding protein — MATTSMVQAQDLAALEAAAKEEGMLTTIALPHSWCGYGDVIAGFKAKYPEIEVNELNPDAGSADELEAVRANKGNTGPQAPDVLDVGLSFGPQAKEEGLLQPYKVSTWDEIPDAVKDADGYWYGDYYGVMSFMVNKDLIDTTPEDWSDLLKPEYAGSVALAGDPRASNQAILAVLAAGMAEGGAAGKDAGSKGLEFFKQMNEAGNFVPVIGKAGTLAQGATPITIMWDYNALAARDTLNGNPPVDVVVPKSGVLAGVYVQGISAHAPHPNAAKLWMEYLYSDEGQSLWLKGYCHPARFNAMAAADKIPAELLEALPPAESYEAAYFPTLDEQAGNKEAVVGGWDAVVGANVQ, encoded by the coding sequence ATGGCCACCACGTCGATGGTACAGGCGCAGGACCTGGCCGCGCTCGAGGCCGCTGCAAAGGAAGAGGGCATGCTGACCACCATCGCCCTGCCGCACAGCTGGTGCGGCTACGGCGACGTGATCGCCGGCTTCAAGGCGAAATACCCCGAGATCGAGGTCAACGAGCTCAACCCCGACGCGGGGTCTGCCGACGAGTTGGAAGCGGTGCGCGCCAACAAGGGCAACACCGGCCCGCAGGCGCCCGACGTCCTCGATGTGGGCCTCTCCTTCGGCCCGCAAGCCAAGGAAGAAGGCCTGCTGCAGCCCTACAAGGTCTCTACCTGGGACGAGATCCCCGACGCGGTCAAGGACGCCGACGGCTACTGGTACGGCGATTATTACGGCGTGATGTCCTTCATGGTGAACAAGGACCTGATCGACACCACCCCCGAGGACTGGTCGGATCTGCTGAAGCCGGAATACGCCGGCTCGGTGGCGCTGGCGGGCGATCCGCGCGCCTCGAACCAAGCGATTCTCGCGGTGCTCGCCGCGGGCATGGCCGAAGGCGGTGCCGCCGGCAAGGACGCAGGCTCGAAGGGGCTCGAGTTCTTCAAGCAGATGAACGAGGCGGGTAACTTCGTGCCGGTGATCGGCAAGGCCGGCACGCTGGCGCAGGGCGCGACCCCGATCACCATCATGTGGGACTACAACGCGCTCGCGGCCCGCGACACGCTGAACGGCAACCCGCCGGTCGACGTGGTGGTGCCGAAGTCGGGCGTCCTCGCGGGCGTCTACGTGCAGGGCATCTCGGCCCATGCGCCGCACCCCAACGCCGCCAAGCTGTGGATGGAGTATCTCTACTCCGACGAAGGCCAGAGCCTGTGGCTCAAGGGCTACTGCCACCCGGCGCGCTTCAACGCCATGGCCGCGGCCGACAAGATCCCGGCCGAGCTGCTCGAGGCGCTGCCGCCGGCAGAGAGCTACGAGGCCGCCTACTTCCCGACGCTCGACGAGCAGGCGGGCAACAAGGAAGCGGTTGTCGGCGGCTGGGATGCCGTCGTGGGCGCGAACGTCCAGTAA
- a CDS encoding ABC transporter permease: MTDVTSPPPKRRWRPSLTWLGLLPFALFILLFLVMPTMKIVLGAFQRADGSFTFENIAGLFTPSILSSYWISIKISVASSAFGCLIGFLMAAGMVLGGLPRGIRSPLMTFSGVASNFAGVPLAFAFLATLGPLGLVTVFLRTEFGINLRAMGFNILSFWGLTITYLFFQIPLMILIITPALDGLKREWREAASCLGASGPQYWRIVALPILFPTILGTFALLFANAFGAVATAIALTGSSLNIVPIMLFAQIRGDVLGNPHLGYAMAFGMILVTGLANVIYIMLRIRSERWLK; the protein is encoded by the coding sequence GTGACTGATGTGACTTCCCCCCCGCCGAAGCGCCGCTGGCGCCCGAGCCTGACATGGCTGGGCCTGCTGCCCTTCGCGCTGTTCATCCTGCTGTTTCTCGTGATGCCGACGATGAAGATCGTTCTCGGGGCCTTTCAGCGCGCCGACGGCAGCTTCACCTTCGAGAACATCGCCGGGCTCTTCACGCCGTCGATCCTCTCGTCCTACTGGATCTCGATCAAGATCTCCGTCGCCTCCTCGGCCTTCGGCTGCCTGATCGGTTTCCTGATGGCGGCGGGCATGGTTCTGGGCGGGTTGCCGCGGGGCATCCGTTCGCCGCTGATGACCTTCTCGGGGGTGGCGTCCAACTTTGCCGGGGTGCCGCTGGCCTTTGCCTTCCTCGCGACGCTTGGACCGCTGGGGCTGGTGACCGTTTTCCTGCGCACCGAGTTCGGCATCAACCTGAGGGCCATGGGGTTCAACATCCTCAGCTTCTGGGGGCTGACGATCACTTACCTCTTCTTCCAGATCCCGCTGATGATCCTGATCATCACACCGGCGCTCGACGGGCTGAAGCGCGAATGGCGCGAGGCGGCGTCCTGCCTCGGCGCCAGCGGTCCGCAATACTGGCGCATCGTGGCGCTGCCGATCCTCTTCCCGACCATCCTCGGCACCTTCGCGCTGCTGTTTGCCAATGCATTTGGCGCCGTGGCGACCGCCATCGCGCTCACCGGCAGCTCGCTCAACATCGTGCCGATCATGCTGTTCGCGCAGATCCGCGGCGACGTGCTGGGCAACCCGCACCTCGGCTATGCCATGGCCTTCGGGATGATCCTCGTGACAGGGCTCGCCAACGTCATCTACATCATGCTGCGCATCCGCTCCGAGAGGTGGCTGAAATGA
- a CDS encoding ABC transporter permease — translation MTKAASWAILLLGLTYFILPLVGMVEFSLSMRRGEYSFDAYAAVLADPQFRETFSYSVVMALLTIVFGILLVVPTAFWVRLKLPRLRPLVEFVTLLPLVIPAIVTVFGYIRLYNTSSWLPLTGSIFGTNLLLMFGYAMLSLPYMYRAVDTGLRTIDVATLTEAAQSLGAGWVTIIVKLILPNVLVAVLSGSFVTFAIVMGEFTMAALLNRPAFGPYLQLMGANKAYEPFALATIAFIITWACMGLIQLVTRFTKHDKAGR, via the coding sequence ATGACCAAAGCCGCGTCCTGGGCCATCCTGCTTCTGGGCCTGACCTATTTCATCCTGCCGCTCGTCGGCATGGTCGAATTCTCGCTGTCGATGCGGCGGGGCGAATACAGCTTCGACGCCTATGCCGCCGTGCTGGCCGACCCGCAGTTCCGCGAGACCTTCTCCTATTCGGTGGTGATGGCGCTGCTGACCATCGTCTTCGGCATCCTGTTGGTGGTTCCGACCGCCTTTTGGGTGCGGCTGAAACTGCCGCGCCTGCGGCCGCTGGTCGAGTTCGTCACCCTGTTGCCGCTGGTCATCCCGGCCATCGTCACCGTCTTCGGTTACATCCGGCTCTACAACACCTCGAGCTGGCTGCCCCTCACCGGTTCGATCTTCGGCACCAACCTGCTGCTGATGTTCGGCTACGCCATGCTGTCACTGCCCTACATGTACCGCGCCGTGGACACCGGGCTGCGCACCATCGACGTCGCCACGCTGACCGAGGCGGCGCAGAGCCTCGGGGCGGGCTGGGTCACCATCATCGTCAAGCTGATCCTGCCGAACGTGCTGGTCGCCGTGCTCTCGGGCTCCTTCGTGACCTTCGCCATCGTCATGGGCGAGTTCACCATGGCGGCGCTGCTCAACCGACCGGCCTTTGGGCCCTACCTGCAGCTGATGGGGGCCAACAAGGCTTATGAGCCGTTTGCGCTCGCCACCATCGCGTTCATCATCACCTGGGCCTGCATGGGGCTGATCCAGCTGGTCACCAGATTCACCAAGCACGACAAGGCGGGCCGATGA
- a CDS encoding ABC transporter ATP-binding protein codes for MSFLTISHLEKSFGVTRVVKDFNLEVEKGEFISLLGPSGCGKTTVLRMVAGFETPSAGNITIEGREVSSLKPNQRNIGMVFQAYALFPNLTVAQNVGFGMRVKGAPAREIAARVEEMLALIGLPELGSRYPFQLSGGQQQRVALARALAPKPQVLLLDEPLSALDAKVRVSLRNEIRTIQRELGITTIFVTHDQEEALSMSDRIVVMHQGVAEQVGSPFEVYNTPATRFVAGFVGTLNTLDAKVLDPAIGRVKLGENEMTLGRAIPPGEALLGLRPEMLRLGAHPGEAALTGRITELDFLGSVIRLRIDLGGQPLAVDLFNTTRQAPPKVGETVSLALNPADALVIGA; via the coding sequence ATGAGCTTCCTGACGATTTCCCACTTGGAAAAGAGCTTCGGCGTCACCCGCGTCGTGAAGGACTTCAACCTCGAGGTCGAGAAGGGCGAGTTCATCTCGCTGCTCGGGCCGTCGGGCTGCGGCAAGACCACGGTGCTGCGCATGGTGGCGGGCTTCGAGACCCCGAGCGCCGGGAATATCACTATCGAGGGGCGCGAGGTGTCCAGCCTCAAGCCCAACCAGCGCAACATCGGCATGGTGTTCCAGGCCTATGCGCTATTTCCCAACCTCACCGTGGCGCAGAACGTCGGCTTCGGCATGCGGGTCAAGGGCGCGCCCGCGCGCGAGATCGCCGCACGGGTCGAGGAAATGCTGGCGCTGATCGGCCTGCCGGAGCTGGGCAGTCGCTACCCGTTCCAGCTTTCGGGCGGGCAGCAGCAGCGCGTGGCGCTGGCGCGCGCGCTCGCCCCCAAGCCGCAGGTGCTGCTGCTCGACGAGCCGCTCTCGGCGCTCGACGCCAAGGTGCGGGTCAGCCTGCGCAACGAGATCAGGACGATCCAGCGCGAGCTTGGTATCACCACCATCTTCGTCACCCACGACCAGGAAGAGGCGCTGTCGATGTCCGACCGCATCGTGGTGATGCACCAGGGCGTGGCCGAGCAGGTGGGATCCCCCTTCGAGGTCTACAACACGCCCGCCACGCGCTTCGTCGCCGGCTTTGTCGGCACGCTCAACACGCTCGATGCCAAGGTGCTCGACCCCGCCATCGGCCGGGTGAAACTGGGCGAGAACGAGATGACTCTGGGCCGCGCGATCCCGCCGGGCGAGGCGCTGCTGGGCCTGCGCCCCGAGATGCTGCGCCTTGGCGCGCATCCGGGCGAGGCGGCGCTCACCGGAAGGATCACCGAGCTCGACTTCCTCGGCTCGGTCATCCGACTGCGCATCGATCTGGGCGGGCAGCCGCTGGCGGTGGATCTCTTCAACACCACGCGGCAGGCGCCGCCCAAGGTGGGCGAGACCGTCTCGCTGGCGCTCAATCCCGCGGACGCGCTGGTGATCGGGGCATAG
- a CDS encoding extracellular solute-binding protein: protein MFKTTGVAIGSMLLASTAFAATDITWWHGMGGRNGEVINEISQQFNAAQDQCHLTPISKGTYEEALSSGIAAFRSGEQPNILQVFDAGAATIIAAKGATIPAEDLIKGAGQEFNREHFIAGVRNFYADSEGKFIGMPFNSSAPIMYFNKAAFEKAGVQPPKTWEEFEQVAPKLKEAGYLPMTASQLTWMMVENFKSRNNQQFATNNNGYDSAQGTEIIVNDENQVMMFEKLKAWADEGLYGFYGAGWADNLKPFEEGEAAMWIGSSGSFGGLQKSADFDFGAVFMPYWDSIEGAGTQSFIGGAALFAMAGKPEEQNTCTAEFFSFLTSPETQVYWHKNTGYVPITEAAYEMAKGEGYYDEQPVAEVGIQQLMLEGGEWSKGYRLGFYPQIRTVMEREFNRIFSGETEVKAAFDTIQQEGNALLARFAKTAN from the coding sequence ATGTTCAAGACAACCGGAGTCGCGATCGGCTCGATGCTTCTCGCCTCGACCGCCTTCGCCGCCACCGACATCACCTGGTGGCACGGCATGGGCGGCCGCAACGGCGAGGTCATCAACGAGATCTCGCAGCAGTTCAACGCTGCGCAGGACCAGTGCCACCTCACCCCGATCTCGAAGGGCACCTACGAAGAGGCGCTTTCTTCGGGCATCGCCGCGTTCCGCTCTGGCGAGCAGCCGAACATCCTTCAGGTGTTCGATGCCGGCGCCGCGACGATCATCGCCGCCAAGGGCGCGACGATCCCCGCCGAAGACCTGATCAAGGGCGCGGGACAGGAGTTCAACCGCGAGCACTTCATCGCCGGCGTCCGCAACTTCTACGCCGACAGCGAGGGCAAGTTTATCGGCATGCCGTTCAACTCCTCGGCGCCGATCATGTATTTCAACAAGGCCGCTTTCGAAAAAGCCGGCGTGCAGCCGCCGAAGACCTGGGAAGAGTTCGAGCAGGTCGCACCCAAGCTGAAGGAAGCTGGCTACCTGCCGATGACCGCCTCGCAGCTGACCTGGATGATGGTCGAGAACTTCAAGTCGCGGAACAACCAGCAGTTCGCCACGAACAACAACGGCTACGACTCCGCGCAAGGCACCGAGATCATCGTCAACGACGAGAACCAGGTGATGATGTTCGAAAAGCTCAAGGCATGGGCCGACGAGGGGCTCTACGGCTTCTACGGCGCCGGCTGGGCCGACAACCTCAAGCCCTTCGAAGAGGGTGAGGCGGCGATGTGGATCGGCTCCTCGGGCAGCTTCGGCGGCCTGCAGAAGTCGGCGGATTTCGACTTCGGCGCGGTCTTCATGCCCTATTGGGACAGCATCGAGGGCGCCGGCACCCAGAGCTTCATCGGCGGCGCGGCGCTCTTTGCCATGGCCGGCAAGCCGGAAGAGCAGAACACCTGCACGGCTGAGTTCTTCTCCTTCCTGACCTCGCCGGAAACGCAGGTCTACTGGCACAAGAACACCGGCTACGTGCCGATCACCGAGGCCGCCTACGAGATGGCCAAGGGCGAGGGCTATTACGACGAGCAGCCGGTGGCCGAGGTCGGCATCCAGCAGCTGATGCTGGAGGGCGGTGAGTGGTCGAAGGGCTACCGCCTGGGCTTCTACCCGCAGATCCGCACCGTGATGGAACGCGAGTTCAACCGCATCTTCTCGGGCGAGACCGAGGTGAAGGCGGCCTTCGACACCATCCAGCAAGAGGGCAACGCGCTGCTCGCGCGCTTCGCCAAGACCGCCAACTAA